One Lysinibacillus sp. OF-1 DNA segment encodes these proteins:
- a CDS encoding YkvS family protein, whose product MKIAEVGNIIEFKNGLQGIVEKVNENSVIVNLTYMENFDSLEIEEKTVVNHKRYKILYTNEA is encoded by the coding sequence GTGAAAATAGCTGAAGTTGGAAATATTATCGAGTTTAAAAATGGTCTACAAGGTATTGTCGAAAAGGTAAATGAAAATTCGGTGATTGTTAATTTAACATATATGGAGAATTTTGATTCCCTTGAGATTGAAGAGAAAACGGTCGTCAATCATAAACGTTATAAAATTTTATATACTAATGAAGCTTAA
- a CDS encoding chemotaxis protein, translated as MEHKGILLESGTNELEIVEFEVANNKFGINVIKVKEIIQPIPVTFIPHAHPHVEGIIQLRGEVLPVVDMLRVLGIQGAERNPQQKYIVAEFNKQRVVFHVDNVTQIHRISWNQIEKPSDMYQGGTSQVIGVIKQNEQMILLLDFERIMVDINPESGISVESVKKLGKRERSGKRILIAEDSPLLRKLLFDTMSEAGYDNVEFFENGRDAYEYLEGIANSGSDIAEHIQLVVTDIEMPQMDGHHLTRKIKEHPDLQKLPVIIFSSLITDDLRHKGDQVGAEDQISKPEIAELILRVDQLIL; from the coding sequence TTGGAACATAAAGGAATATTATTAGAAAGTGGCACAAATGAGCTAGAAATCGTTGAATTTGAAGTAGCAAACAATAAATTCGGCATCAATGTCATTAAAGTGAAAGAAATTATTCAACCGATACCAGTAACATTTATCCCACACGCGCACCCGCATGTAGAAGGAATTATTCAATTACGAGGTGAAGTATTACCGGTTGTAGATATGCTGCGAGTATTAGGAATTCAAGGTGCGGAGCGTAATCCTCAACAAAAATATATTGTGGCTGAATTCAATAAGCAACGTGTTGTTTTCCATGTAGATAATGTGACACAAATTCATCGTATTTCATGGAATCAAATTGAAAAGCCATCTGATATGTATCAAGGTGGGACATCACAAGTAATTGGCGTAATTAAACAAAATGAACAAATGATTCTATTGCTAGATTTCGAAAGAATTATGGTGGATATCAATCCTGAATCAGGAATTAGTGTGGAATCTGTTAAAAAGCTTGGTAAACGTGAACGTTCTGGAAAGCGTATTTTAATTGCAGAAGATTCACCATTATTACGCAAATTATTATTCGATACAATGAGCGAAGCTGGTTATGACAATGTAGAATTCTTTGAAAATGGTCGCGATGCTTATGAATACTTAGAAGGAATTGCGAATAGTGGTAGCGATATCGCAGAACATATTCAATTAGTGGTAACTGATATTGAGATGCCACAAATGGATGGTCATCATTTGACACGAAAAATCAAAGAGCACCCTGATCTTCAAAAGCTTCCTGTCATCATTTTCTCAAGTCTCATTACAGACGATCTTCGCCATAAAGGGGATCAAGTAGGAGCAGAAGATCAAATTAGTAAGCCAGAAATTGCAGAGCTCATTTTACGTGTTGACCAACTTATTCTGTAA
- a CDS encoding NAD(P)-dependent oxidoreductase produces the protein MTKKRIAFIGTGVMGASIIKHLIKNGHEVSVFTRTKEKAEPLVALGASWASSPAAAFKNRDIAFTMVGYPSDVEEVYFGQNGLFQTAEQGNIVVDMTTSEPSLAKRIYEHALSMGVEALDAPVSGGDIGAQNGTLSIMIGGDQATYDKVLPIMKHFGGNIVYQGEAGAGQHAKMCNQIVIASGMIGVCESLAYGLKAGLDLPTVLQSIASGAAGSWSLSNLAPRMIQGDFAPGFYVKHFVKDMKIALDESKKMGISLPGLSLAYDMYEKLIEEGYGDNGTQVLLKYYK, from the coding sequence ATGACGAAGAAACGTATAGCATTTATTGGCACGGGTGTGATGGGTGCTAGCATCATTAAACATTTAATAAAAAATGGGCATGAAGTATCTGTGTTTACGCGGACAAAGGAAAAAGCAGAACCTCTTGTGGCATTGGGAGCGTCTTGGGCAAGTTCGCCAGCAGCAGCATTTAAAAATCGTGACATTGCCTTCACAATGGTTGGATATCCTTCAGATGTTGAGGAAGTATATTTTGGGCAAAATGGTCTTTTCCAAACAGCAGAGCAAGGTAACATTGTCGTTGATATGACGACTTCAGAGCCTTCCTTGGCAAAGAGAATTTATGAGCACGCCCTTTCAATGGGTGTAGAGGCTTTAGATGCTCCTGTTTCAGGTGGTGATATAGGAGCACAAAATGGTACATTGTCCATTATGATTGGTGGCGATCAAGCTACCTATGATAAGGTATTGCCAATTATGAAGCATTTTGGGGGAAATATTGTTTATCAAGGTGAAGCGGGTGCTGGGCAACATGCAAAGATGTGCAACCAAATTGTCATTGCTTCAGGTATGATTGGAGTGTGCGAATCACTAGCATATGGTTTAAAGGCAGGTTTAGATTTACCGACGGTATTACAATCAATCGCATCAGGGGCAGCTGGCTCATGGTCTTTAAGCAATTTAGCTCCACGCATGATACAAGGGGATTTTGCTCCAGGCTTTTATGTTAAGCATTTTGTCAAAGATATGAAAATTGCTTTAGATGAATCCAAAAAAATGGGTATCTCTTTACCAGGGCTTTCATTAGCATATGACATGTATGAGAAATTGATTGAAGAGGGCTATGGTGATAATGGTACACAAGTTCTTCTAAAGTATTATAAATAG
- a CDS encoding MarR family winged helix-turn-helix transcriptional regulator produces MKSEDLKQSLKLYIVLSRALKAINETTHQLFQDNGLNPTEFAVLELLYHKGRQPLQQIGNKILLASGSITYVIDKLEKRGYLLRVSCPSDRRVTYAEITGEGEAFMAELFPKHEQHLHELMSVLSPQEKEQAITLLKKIGLSIKDLSY; encoded by the coding sequence ATGAAGTCAGAAGATCTAAAACAATCTTTAAAATTATATATTGTACTATCGCGTGCATTGAAAGCGATCAATGAGACAACACATCAATTATTTCAGGATAATGGTTTAAACCCAACTGAATTTGCTGTTCTAGAGCTTCTTTACCATAAAGGGAGACAACCTTTACAGCAAATAGGCAATAAAATTTTGCTCGCTAGTGGGTCTATTACGTATGTCATTGATAAGCTTGAAAAGAGAGGCTATTTATTACGTGTTTCTTGTCCTTCAGATCGTCGTGTGACATATGCAGAAATCACTGGAGAAGGTGAAGCCTTTATGGCAGAGCTATTCCCAAAACACGAGCAGCATTTGCATGAATTAATGAGTGTGCTATCACCGCAAGAAAAGGAACAAGCAATTACGTTATTAAAGAAAATAGGCCTTTCTATTAAGGATTTATCTTATTAA
- a CDS encoding DoxX family protein, with product MQMIGSTILRVVLGIIFAVHGFQKFQGGISYTADFFDSLGIPGFMAYIVAIIELVGGIAIILGLATRIFGALLTITMIVAIFTAKLSIGFIGADGLAGYELDLALGAIALYFALAGASNFSLDSQLFGKE from the coding sequence ATGCAAATGATTGGTTCAACTATTTTACGTGTCGTTCTTGGCATTATTTTTGCCGTACATGGTTTTCAAAAGTTTCAAGGTGGAATCAGCTACACAGCTGACTTCTTTGATAGTCTAGGTATACCAGGATTTATGGCGTATATCGTTGCGATTATTGAATTAGTAGGCGGAATTGCCATTATTTTAGGTTTAGCCACTAGAATCTTTGGCGCTTTACTAACGATTACAATGATCGTTGCTATCTTTACAGCAAAACTAAGCATTGGCTTTATCGGAGCTGATGGATTGGCTGGTTATGAATTAGATTTAGCTTTAGGCGCTATAGCTCTTTATTTTGCTTTAGCAGGAGCATCTAACTTCTCTTTAGATTCTCAACTTTTTGGTAAAGAGTAG
- a CDS encoding B12-binding domain-containing radical SAM protein: protein MNTILTTLNAKYIHTNLALRYLKGAALPEFNPIIAEYTIKDPAFNIVSDLFQKKPDIVGFSCYIWNIEETIHVIKMLKTVCPNVKILLGGPEVSYDSHHWLRQIPEVDFIVMGEGETSFKQLLRYFHGEILLEDVPGICYLEDGKVKIHAMPPKIDLRELPSPFRFEEDLPHLGKRIQYIETSRGCPFSCQFCLSSIEVGVRYFNREKIKEDIRFLMDNGARTIKFVDRTFNISRSYAMEMFQFLIDEHKPGVVFQFEITADIMRPEVIQFLNDNAPKGLFRFEIGVQSTNDLTNTLVKRRQNFEKLKRTVTMVKDGGKIDQHLDLIAGLPEEDYASFRQTFNDVFAMRPEELQLGFLKLLRGTGLRLEAEKFGYTYVDVSPYEIFSNNVLTFDDIVRIKHAEDVLEKYWNDHRMDHTIEYLVTEVFDTPFDFFQNFGTYWETKGWSRIGHQLEDLFRRLLMFLETVEGVNLNIIQSLMQLDYLMAQQFQPRKLWWNERPTEEQQKALYQALREDPTIAGEEFASFKLSEKELFKHTLIIPHGLDYHNFLNGKIVQKNGYLLTYFRHGQQPYFASIHSS from the coding sequence ATGAATACTATTTTAACTACTTTAAATGCAAAGTATATTCACACAAATTTAGCATTGCGCTATCTTAAAGGCGCCGCTTTACCAGAATTTAATCCAATTATAGCAGAGTACACTATTAAGGATCCTGCTTTTAATATTGTATCAGATTTATTCCAAAAAAAACCTGATATTGTTGGATTTAGTTGCTACATCTGGAATATAGAAGAAACCATTCACGTTATAAAAATGTTAAAGACTGTCTGTCCAAATGTTAAAATTTTGCTAGGAGGTCCTGAGGTTTCTTACGATTCTCATCATTGGTTACGTCAAATACCCGAGGTAGATTTTATTGTCATGGGCGAAGGAGAAACTTCTTTCAAACAATTATTACGCTATTTCCACGGTGAAATTTTGTTAGAGGATGTTCCAGGCATTTGTTATTTAGAGGATGGAAAAGTCAAAATTCACGCTATGCCACCTAAAATTGATTTGCGTGAATTACCAAGTCCATTCCGCTTTGAGGAGGATCTTCCCCATTTAGGTAAACGCATTCAGTATATCGAAACAAGTAGAGGCTGCCCATTTAGTTGCCAATTTTGTTTATCTTCTATTGAAGTAGGTGTACGATACTTTAACCGTGAAAAAATAAAAGAAGATATTCGTTTTTTAATGGATAACGGAGCTCGGACAATTAAATTCGTGGATCGTACCTTCAATATTAGCCGTAGCTATGCAATGGAAATGTTCCAGTTTTTAATTGATGAACATAAACCTGGTGTTGTATTCCAATTTGAGATTACTGCAGATATTATGCGCCCTGAGGTGATTCAATTCTTAAATGACAATGCACCAAAAGGTTTGTTCCGTTTCGAAATTGGCGTACAATCTACAAACGATTTAACCAATACACTCGTGAAACGTCGTCAAAACTTTGAAAAGCTAAAACGAACGGTAACAATGGTGAAGGATGGCGGAAAAATAGATCAACATTTAGATTTAATTGCTGGTCTACCAGAGGAAGATTACGCAAGCTTCCGTCAAACGTTTAATGACGTTTTTGCGATGAGACCAGAAGAGTTACAGCTAGGATTTTTAAAGCTTTTACGTGGTACAGGCCTTCGATTAGAAGCGGAAAAGTTTGGTTATACCTATGTGGATGTCTCTCCTTACGAAATCTTTTCAAATAATGTGCTAACCTTTGATGATATCGTACGCATTAAACATGCAGAGGATGTTCTTGAGAAGTATTGGAATGACCATCGGATGGATCATACGATTGAATACTTAGTTACTGAGGTCTTTGACACACCATTTGATTTTTTCCAAAACTTTGGGACGTATTGGGAAACAAAAGGTTGGTCTCGTATTGGCCATCAGTTGGAAGATTTATTCCGCCGTTTATTAATGTTTTTGGAAACTGTGGAGGGCGTGAATTTAAATATTATCCAGAGTCTCATGCAGCTTGATTATCTAATGGCACAGCAGTTCCAACCACGTAAGCTGTGGTGGAATGAACGCCCAACAGAAGAGCAACAAAAAGCCCTTTATCAAGCATTACGCGAAGATCCTACTATCGCTGGCGAGGAATTTGCTAGCTTTAAGCTATCTGAGAAAGAGTTGTTTAAGCATACACTGATTATCCCTCATGGCCTTGACTATCACAATTTCCTAAATGGCAAAATTGTACAAAAAAATGGCTATCTGTTAACCTATTTCCGTCACGGTCAGCAACCATATTTTGCATCTATCCACTCTAGTTAA
- a CDS encoding winged helix-turn-helix transcriptional regulator, which produces MDQKNICPRFEKALMILNHRWNTLLIYQLLDGPQRYSTIKNQLNISSRVLTERLKELETEQIVLRTVIPSTPVVIEYELTEKGYAIAPVLKAIEQWSSDWVTLNEK; this is translated from the coding sequence TTGGATCAAAAAAATATTTGTCCACGATTTGAAAAAGCACTCATGATATTAAATCATCGATGGAATACTTTGCTAATTTATCAGTTGCTCGATGGTCCACAACGTTATTCAACCATTAAAAATCAGTTGAATATTAGCAGTCGTGTTTTAACAGAACGATTAAAGGAGTTAGAGACAGAGCAAATCGTGTTACGTACAGTAATTCCTTCGACACCAGTTGTCATTGAGTATGAGCTTACGGAAAAGGGATATGCTATTGCGCCAGTGCTAAAAGCAATTGAACAATGGTCTTCTGACTGGGTGACACTAAATGAAAAATGA
- a CDS encoding aspartyl-phosphate phosphatase Spo0E family protein produces the protein MVNLLLKQMEQTREMMIRSGVENGLQNAKTIQLSRRLDQLMNTYYRQMAFEEEKDQEN, from the coding sequence ATGGTCAATCTACTCTTGAAACAAATGGAACAAACTCGTGAGATGATGATTCGCTCAGGTGTAGAAAACGGGTTACAAAATGCAAAAACCATTCAACTGAGTCGCAGATTAGATCAGTTAATGAACACTTATTATAGACAGATGGCATTTGAGGAAGAAAAAGACCAAGAAAACTAA
- a CDS encoding CPBP family intramembrane glutamic endopeptidase, protein MLTNSKQTLLFLLSLLFVYGMLAFTFANQAVFWYMYAFTLLVCIAIAILAGSIEDKLPTWQFLLFGIGYGTITYGIIRFGYWLAPYINNNLVQSVQKFLTNYGPQNIWHYVLLVFIVAIGEELFWRGYIQQQLKRFMRPSLAVIVTAILCAISIALSGFILGVIAVLLASIIWGFIYEWKKSMPLVIVAHVVFVLLLFLVLPLTS, encoded by the coding sequence ATGCTAACAAATTCGAAACAAACACTACTATTTCTCCTTTCTTTATTATTCGTTTATGGCATGCTTGCTTTTACCTTTGCTAACCAAGCAGTATTTTGGTACATGTATGCATTTACTTTATTAGTATGTATTGCCATCGCCATCTTAGCTGGCTCCATTGAAGATAAATTACCTACATGGCAATTTTTACTCTTTGGTATTGGATACGGTACCATCACATATGGTATCATTCGCTTTGGTTACTGGCTCGCTCCATATATTAATAATAATTTAGTACAATCCGTTCAAAAGTTTTTAACAAACTATGGACCACAAAATATTTGGCACTATGTTTTACTCGTATTCATCGTTGCCATAGGTGAAGAACTATTTTGGCGTGGTTATATCCAACAGCAGTTAAAACGCTTTATGCGTCCATCGTTGGCTGTTATAGTAACTGCCATACTGTGTGCGATATCAATTGCTCTAAGTGGTTTTATACTTGGTGTTATAGCTGTACTTTTGGCAAGTATTATTTGGGGCTTCATCTATGAGTGGAAAAAAAGTATGCCACTTGTTATTGTAGCTCATGTCGTTTTTGTACTATTATTATTTTTAGTGTTGCCTTTAACATCATAA
- a CDS encoding ATP-binding protein: protein MNVNEAAIKRFNLNLTYIGYLAMDEPSNFKWTKFVKQLQNDLRSEEIFNIRTTGNDYEMLSFKCFYDPNTEEIVAQISTLNDDVAHKLYMSQAHERSQSFNAYDYLPYAVIVSDASGIILGLNKYAEMFLKVENSQLLHKAHQHIFDSFTLKKGQITSYLSKLMGDKHASIHVVDETQVSRTCYYEISSIFDEYNNIIVTVINDETEKKQLQHKVEHQQALNVVGQMAASIAHEIRNPLTSLKGFTELLKLNADDESRMYLSVIDSELQRMEQILSELLVLSKPTTMKVELLELDHIVKQVIEFMLPDALMKNIMIQYISPSNQIYIGGNENRLKQVLMNLIKNAMESMNNGGTITVEMATNDCAIVELMIKDEGVGMDSTTLQNLFQPFYTTKSTGTGLGLAFVKKVIEEHDGVIGVNSELQKGTCFHLQFPIYTFNQLDTLEVSSKDSAYLVT, encoded by the coding sequence TTGAACGTTAATGAGGCTGCTATTAAACGTTTTAATCTTAATTTAACGTATATTGGCTATTTAGCTATGGACGAGCCATCTAATTTTAAATGGACTAAATTCGTCAAACAATTACAAAATGATTTACGTTCAGAAGAAATTTTTAATATTCGTACAACTGGAAACGACTATGAAATGCTGTCTTTTAAATGTTTTTATGATCCTAATACAGAAGAAATTGTTGCGCAAATTTCTACACTAAATGATGATGTTGCTCATAAATTATACATGAGTCAGGCGCATGAAAGATCACAATCTTTTAATGCATACGATTATTTACCTTATGCTGTTATTGTAAGTGATGCTAGCGGTATTATTCTTGGGCTTAATAAGTATGCGGAAATGTTTCTGAAAGTTGAAAATTCGCAGTTGCTCCATAAAGCACATCAACATATATTCGATTCATTTACATTGAAAAAGGGACAAATTACATCATACCTGTCTAAGCTGATGGGTGACAAGCATGCAAGTATTCATGTAGTCGATGAAACACAAGTAAGCAGAACTTGCTATTATGAAATTTCCAGTATTTTCGATGAATACAATAATATTATTGTCACGGTTATCAATGATGAAACAGAGAAAAAACAACTTCAGCATAAAGTCGAGCATCAGCAAGCATTAAATGTTGTGGGACAGATGGCTGCAAGTATTGCGCATGAAATTCGTAACCCATTAACTTCTTTAAAGGGATTTACTGAATTATTAAAGTTAAATGCTGATGATGAATCACGCATGTATCTCTCTGTTATTGACAGTGAGCTTCAACGGATGGAACAAATTTTATCCGAGCTTTTAGTGTTGTCTAAGCCAACGACGATGAAAGTTGAATTATTAGAACTGGATCATATTGTAAAGCAAGTCATTGAGTTTATGCTACCAGATGCACTCATGAAAAATATTATGATTCAGTACATTTCTCCTTCTAACCAAATTTATATCGGTGGCAACGAGAATCGCTTAAAGCAGGTGTTAATGAACCTAATTAAAAATGCAATGGAATCCATGAATAATGGTGGCACGATTACAGTTGAAATGGCGACAAATGACTGTGCGATTGTCGAGCTTATGATTAAAGATGAAGGGGTTGGCATGGACAGCACGACACTTCAAAACCTATTCCAGCCTTTTTACACGACAAAATCAACAGGGACAGGACTGGGCCTTGCTTTCGTGAAAAAGGTGATTGAAGAACATGATGGGGTAATAGGCGTTAATAGTGAACTACAGAAGGGGACATGCTTCCATCTGCAGTTCCCAATTTACACATTTAATCAACTTGATACATTGGAAGTATCCTCAAAAGATTCTGCTTATTTAGTAACGTAA
- a CDS encoding MFS transporter yields the protein MKKGTAIDVQHRSQLAIYLSLPILSWAFYDFANTIFSSNINTIFFPFYMDEVLGTNEVMQQVASTFISYANAIASLLLVIFSPLFGVWIDNTGYKKRFIVWFASISILFTFMMGIFANVQSTTNYSGVPLSLFLVVASFVIAKFFFNSSLVFYDSMMGDLGTKEEMPLISGYGVAIGYLGTLFGLLVYLYVGNSDFHRAFIPTAILYLLFSLPLFLINKDTPIPKAQRKSIKFLDGYKEIIQTFKDMKQYKAIFTFMIAYFFLNDAIATTIAMMAVYATAIVGFSSGQFIVLYLVSTVSTIIGSLAFGYITKSIGAKRAITIVALIMIIALVFAVFASAQWMFWLAGSLFGISLGSMWVTSRTYIIELSPYEKRGQFFGLFAFSGKVSSIIGPAVYGTVTLWMKDYGTLASRVALSTLIVMTVIGLLVHLKVNDKNGNSK from the coding sequence ATGAAGAAAGGTACAGCAATCGATGTACAGCATCGAAGTCAGTTAGCCATTTATTTATCATTGCCAATACTTTCATGGGCATTTTATGATTTTGCGAATACAATTTTTTCTTCAAATATAAATACAATTTTTTTCCCGTTTTACATGGATGAAGTGCTGGGTACGAATGAAGTCATGCAACAAGTAGCAAGCACCTTTATATCCTACGCCAATGCGATTGCAAGCTTGTTGCTCGTTATCTTTTCACCGCTTTTTGGGGTTTGGATTGATAACACTGGCTACAAAAAGAGGTTTATCGTATGGTTTGCATCTATTTCCATTCTTTTTACATTTATGATGGGGATCTTTGCAAATGTACAATCGACAACCAACTACTCAGGTGTCCCTCTTAGTTTATTTTTAGTAGTTGCAAGCTTTGTCATTGCAAAATTTTTCTTTAATTCAAGTCTAGTATTCTACGACTCTATGATGGGTGATTTAGGAACAAAAGAAGAGATGCCATTAATCTCAGGGTATGGAGTTGCAATTGGTTATTTGGGCACACTTTTCGGATTACTTGTATATTTATATGTCGGTAACAGCGATTTTCACCGAGCGTTTATTCCAACAGCTATCTTGTATTTATTATTTTCATTGCCATTATTTTTAATTAATAAAGATACACCTATTCCAAAAGCGCAGCGCAAGTCCATAAAGTTTTTAGACGGCTATAAAGAAATCATTCAAACTTTTAAGGATATGAAGCAATATAAGGCCATTTTTACGTTCATGATTGCTTATTTCTTTTTAAATGATGCCATTGCTACGACGATCGCCATGATGGCTGTTTATGCTACGGCAATTGTTGGATTTAGTTCTGGTCAGTTTATCGTTCTTTATTTGGTCTCTACGGTATCAACAATCATTGGTTCTCTTGCATTTGGCTATATAACGAAATCCATAGGAGCTAAACGTGCCATTACGATAGTTGCGCTCATTATGATTATCGCTTTAGTGTTCGCTGTTTTTGCCTCAGCACAATGGATGTTCTGGCTAGCAGGTAGTCTATTTGGGATATCCCTTGGATCCATGTGGGTGACATCTAGGACCTATATTATTGAATTATCACCATATGAGAAACGCGGGCAGTTTTTCGGCTTATTTGCCTTTTCAGGTAAAGTATCATCGATTATCGGTCCAGCCGTATATGGAACAGTGACATTATGGATGAAGGATTATGGCACCCTTGCTAGTCGTGTCGCGTTATCAACATTAATAGTGATGACAGTAATCGGCCTATTGGTACATCTAAAAGTTAATGATAAAAATGGAAATAGCAAGTAG